The following nucleotide sequence is from Bacillota bacterium.
TGAACTGCAAGGAGGGGGCTGCCCTGAGTGCGGATCGTGCCCAGGTGATTGCGACCGGCAAGGGACGCCCCATAGTCAAGAAGGGCCGCGAAGATCTGATCTATATTGAAAAGTTCTATGTCCACTACAATGATGTCAACATGGAAAGCGGAAATGTCAAATTCCAGGGGCATTTGAAAGTGGAGGGATCGGTGGACGAAGGTATGACCGTTTTTGCGGACGGGGATGTCGTGATCACCAGGAATACCGCCGGAGCGAGGATAATTGGTGGGGGCAATGTAAATATTTTCGGAAACTGTATCAATTGCCAGGTTCGCGCCGGAGGGCTGCAACTGCTCTGTCAGGAATTGGCCGAAATACTGGAATTCACGAGGGTCTCCCTGGAAATTGCCGTGGAAAACCTCGATCAGGTTACCGCTGCCCTGAAACAAAGGGGAGACTTTCCCCAGGAAAAGTTCCCGTACGTATTGAACACTTTGCTGAAATCGAAGTTCCCGGAAGTGAACGAGTTCATGGAAAGGATCAGAAAACTGCTTGTGGAAAAAAAGGAATTTCTTCCTCCTTCGAACGCCATGGAACGGATTGAAGAACTTCTGTCTTTTTTCCTTGATGATGGATGGGAACAGGCCAAAAATGAAAAATATCTGAAGAAGATGTACCGCCTGGTCGACGAAACCCTGATAATTATTTTGGCCATTGCCGAGGCTGAATCGGACATAAATGTTCAATATGTTCAGAACAGCAAACTGGAATGCACGGGTAGCATTGCAGTGGAGGGTGCCGGGGCTTACAATTCCTCCTTTCTCTGCGGCGGTGGGGTAGTCATCAAGAGGGTATTCAGGGGAGGAAATATAGAGGCTGGCGGTGATGTTGTCATCGGGGAACTTGGTAGCCCGGGAACTTCCGTATCACATGGCCTGGTGCATGTACCCGAGAATAACAGCATCAAACTGGGGAAGGTGCACGAAGGATCCAGGATAAGGATCGGCGAGCGTATCTATCGTCTCGATTCCACGTATTCGAATATAAAAGTGTACCTTGACATTCCCGAAGACAAGGTCAGGGTTACTTACTGGAGATGACAGAAGTCAGGAAAGCAGCAGCCATTCATTCCGGTTGGCTCTTGTCGCGTGATAAAAGATGAACCAGTAGAAAACCGGCTAGCAGAGGAATCAGCAGATGAAGATCATATTTTTCGGGAAAAAGGGCCTTTGTGGATCCGAGTAGCAATCCGGCAAGAAACAAAGAAACCGGTGCTTTGAATTTTTTGTACAACATGCTGATGATTCTTGCAAATACGACCAATCCCGCTGCCAGCCCCAGGGCGAAAACAACCAGCTTTGGCCAGATTTCCAGGTTGACAAGTGCTTGCAACAGTTCGTCGTACAGATTGAGCAAGATAAGAAGTGAACTGCCGGAAACACCGGGAAGTAGCATGGTGGCAGCAGTTACAATTCCGCATCCGAACAGAAAATATAAATTGTGGTCGGCCGTCTCCTGCATCTGAACCAATGGTTCCCCAACAATCATCCAGGCGAGAGCAAAACCAACAAAGGCGAACAGAAGATGGAAGACATTCAGCCGATTTCCTTTGAGGGGGTTCAACACCAATATGATCGAGGCCAGAAGCATCCCCATCAGAAAGGTCACGATCTGGTTCGGGTAAGAGTTGAGAAGCCTGGTAACCGTCAGGGCGCAGGCAAAGACACCGATAACGATGCCAACGGCAACCAGGAAATATTTTTTTATGTTGAACTTCGATATATCCTCGAGGAAACGATGATAAAAACCAAGAATTATCAAAGCTGTCCCCCCGCTCATCCCCGGCAAAACCAGGGACACTCCAATAAAAATACCCTGCAGCAATTCTAACAGCAATTATGCATCCCCTTTCTTGACCGCTCCAATAATCATTTAATTCGTTAAGCAAAAGTGATTCCCTTTTGTTTCGGGCCATCATTCTGAAAATCGCATATTATAGTATTAATTGTTTCTATCAATAGTGACAAAAATAATGCAAGGGAAGGGGGCTCTGGCAGAATCATGAAAGTGAACGACAGGGATGCCAAAGGGCATGTGAAAAAATATTTTCCCGGTTCAAACTCTGCTTACGGGTTCTATTCGTTCTACGACCAGATCATTGCAGATGATGCTACGAGGAAATACATAATAAAGGGGGGCCCCGGTGTAGGAAAATCCACCTTCATGCGTTCCATAGCCGAGAAATTTTTGGGAATGGGTTATGATCTGGAGTTCCATTGCTGTTCATCAGACAACGATTCACTCGACGGCATCGTTATACCCCTGTTGGGTATTGCATGCATTGACGGTACGGCACCACACACAGTGGACCCCCGGAATCCAGGGGTGGTTGATGAGATAATCCATCTGGGGGATTTCTGGGATGAAAAAGGGATCTTGCGTCATCGCGAAGCTATCCTGGAAACGAATCGGGAAAAATCAAGGTTGTTCAGGCGTGCATACAATTATCTTGCGGCAGCAAAATTGTTTCTGGATGAGGTAGAAGGGTATTATATTGAAAATGATGCCCTGGACAAAGTTGGTTTGGACAAACTCGCTTTGCAGATGAACAGGGAAATATTTCAGGACCGGGTCAACGAACACGTGGGAGATAAGCCAATACGCCGGGAGAGGCATATGTTTGCCACGGCGATAACCCCGGCCGGGCCGATC
It contains:
- a CDS encoding DUF342 domain-containing protein; translated protein: MVENGKNLDQGNEDVNTDGLAEISDGEIRVTNPRGQGKAVLLIPAEGAEVMVNGEAVKEKQYVYTEDKIKVNLVEEIIPPKIEITISRDGMTAEAKVTPEMKITHELLDQPSLNILKVSTARIETVTRGITREEIMEALEEEQVVFGIDADIVLELSEAWETITRTVAIGDPMEAGKDGYVEYLVKTEKELVSYKENEARVDYRERYNIPQVNEGDVLATIHPPEEGIPGRKVTGEEIPPPPVKEAVVNCKEGAALSADRAQVIATGKGRPIVKKGREDLIYIEKFYVHYNDVNMESGNVKFQGHLKVEGSVDEGMTVFADGDVVITRNTAGARIIGGGNVNIFGNCINCQVRAGGLQLLCQELAEILEFTRVSLEIAVENLDQVTAALKQRGDFPQEKFPYVLNTLLKSKFPEVNEFMERIRKLLVEKKEFLPPSNAMERIEELLSFFLDDGWEQAKNEKYLKKMYRLVDETLIIILAIAEAESDINVQYVQNSKLECTGSIAVEGAGAYNSSFLCGGGVVIKRVFRGGNIEAGGDVVIGELGSPGTSVSHGLVHVPENNSIKLGKVHEGSRIRIGERIYRLDSTYSNIKVYLDIPEDKVRVTYWR
- a CDS encoding DUF368 domain-containing protein, giving the protein MLLELLQGIFIGVSLVLPGMSGGTALIILGFYHRFLEDISKFNIKKYFLVAVGIVIGVFACALTVTRLLNSYPNQIVTFLMGMLLASIILVLNPLKGNRLNVFHLLFAFVGFALAWMIVGEPLVQMQETADHNLYFLFGCGIVTAATMLLPGVSGSSLLILLNLYDELLQALVNLEIWPKLVVFALGLAAGLVVFARIISMLYKKFKAPVSLFLAGLLLGSTKALFPEKYDLHLLIPLLAGFLLVHLLSRDKSQPE